A genomic stretch from Pirellulales bacterium includes:
- a CDS encoding ATP-dependent Clp protease adaptor ClpS gives MSSQAAIDVPVADTVEERKTRQAKKPKRQPRYNVILWNDDDHSYPYVMVMLQELFGHQLEKGYQLACTVDTAGRAVVLTTTREHAELKRDQIHAYGKDDLIAGCQGSMSASIEPVEEE, from the coding sequence GTGTCGAGTCAGGCTGCGATAGACGTGCCGGTTGCCGACACCGTCGAAGAGCGCAAAACGCGGCAGGCAAAGAAGCCCAAACGGCAACCGCGCTACAACGTGATTCTGTGGAACGACGATGACCATTCGTATCCCTATGTGATGGTCATGCTGCAGGAGCTGTTCGGCCATCAACTGGAAAAGGGATATCAGTTGGCGTGTACGGTCGACACCGCCGGCCGCGCCGTCGTGCTGACGACCACGCGCGAGCATGCCGAGCTGAAGCGCGATCAGATCCACGCCTATGGCAAGGATGATTTGATCGCGGGCTGCCAGGGCTCGATGTCGGCCTCGATCGAGCCGGTCGAAGAAGAATGA